A stretch of the Oncorhynchus clarkii lewisi isolate Uvic-CL-2024 chromosome 9, UVic_Ocla_1.0, whole genome shotgun sequence genome encodes the following:
- the LOC139416989 gene encoding FH1/FH2 domain-containing protein 1: MTQSYQIKDMPLTSGLDKSWVSFLKSAPRLRLNTLDFSDLWDEEDLGLDSAEEDGGTLINQTSACFQTPPPPPPMPPSAPPPPLSTGYASSMEKPSGCRTLKLHWRELHSLPPLPRVSRFGPQTIWAGLEPVHLDTNRLEYLFETKGNGSICSVLTGRQKLPSVSVLGVKRSNIITIALSSLPPPRLLPPAIYTMDCSVLDREDVQRLQSLVPSEEELSLIRKAQAESPHSPLAPAELCLLTLGQITYLSPRLQLWAFALDYDTLEREIAEPLFHLKLAMEQLAANQTFRCILATVLAIGNFLNGCKAGGFELSYLGKLSQVRDTHSRQPLLYHMCVLLLQLYPQSSDLYSDITSVTRTSKCDYTQVQSSLSQLEALCKSSWDQLRLLEREDEKKRGGRDRGGEREGTLRQRLPTFLKECEDRLKVLRAVHRRVINRFHSFLLFLGYSRTMVRETNAEDFCKTVSDFSLEYRATRLSILQQRERERGREKGGESPSSPAPNHKHHYHPHHHHQTPSQESLEQCKLEEVLKTPESDFQLDSTLPRHRSKKTDIRGLLSRKLKW, from the exons ATGACACAATCCTATCAAATCAAGGACATGCCCTTAACTTCAGGCCTCGACAAATCCTGGGTTTCCTTCCTAAAGTCTGCACCTCGTCTCCGCCTCAACACCTTGGACTTCTCCGACCTGTGGGATGAGGAGGACCTGGGATTGGACAGCGCCGAGGAAGACGGTGGCACCTTGATCAACCAAACCTCAGCATGTTTCCaaacaccacctcctcctcctcccatgccgccctcagctcctccccctcccctgtctacagGATATGCCTCTTCCATGGAGAAACCCTCAGGTTGTCGTACCTTAAAGCTCCACTGGAGGGAGCTCCACAGCCTGCCCCCCCTGCCCAGGGTTAGCCGCTTTGGGCCCCAGACCATCTGGGCTGGTCTGGAGCCGGTGCACCTGGACACCAACCGGCTGGAGTACCTGTTTGAGACCAAGGGAAATGGCTCCATCTGCAGCGTGCTGACGGGAAGGCAG AAGCTGCCGTCTGTCTCAGTTCTGGGGGTGAAACGGAGTAACATCATCACAATTGCCCTCAGTAGCCTCCCTCCTCCCCGCCTGCTGCCTCCTGCCATTTATACCATGGACTGTAGTGTTCTGGACAGAGAGGACGTACAG cgTCTCCAGTCCCTGGTCCCCAGTGAAGAGGAGCTGTCTCTGATCAGGAAGGCCCAGGCCGAGTCCCCACACTCGCCTCTGGCCCCAGCTGAGCTCTGTCTCCTAACCCTGGGGCAGATCACTTACCTGAGCCCCAGGCTTCAGCTCTGGGCTTTCGCTCTGGACTATGACACCCTGGAAAGA gaaattGCAGAGCCTCTCTTCCACCTGAAGCTTGCCATGGAACAGCTGGCAGCCAATCAGACCTTTAGATGCATCTTGGCCACTGTGCTAGCCATTGGTAACTTCCTCAATGGATGCAAG gccGGTGGTTTTGAGTTGAGTTACCTGGGGAAGTTGTCTCAGGTCAGAGATACACACTCCCGTCAGCCTCTCCTGTACCATATGTGtgttctgctcctgcagctctacCCACAGTCCTCAGACCTCTACTCTGATATCACCTCTGTCACCCGCAcaagcaag tgTGACTAcacccaggtccagtccagcctCTCACAGCTGGAGGCCCTTTGCAAATCCTCATGGGACCAGCTGCGTCTGCTAGAACGGGAggatgagaaaaagagaggaggacgGGACAGAGGAGGGGAGCGGGAAGGCACCCTGCGACAGAGGTTACCTACGTTCCTGAAGGAATGTGAGGACAGGCTGAAGGTACTGAGAGCTGTCCATCGGAGGGTTATCAACAG GTTTCACTCATTCCTTTTGTTTCTGGGTTACTCTCGTACGATGGTGAGAGAGACGAATGCGGAGGACTTCTGTAAGACCGTCAGTGACTTCTCCCTGGAATACAGAGCCACCCGTCTCTCCATCCTgcaacaaagggagagagagagggggcgagagaaaggaggagagagtccCAGCTCACCTGCACCTAACCACAAACACCActaccatccccaccaccaccaccagacaccTTCTCAG GAGAGCTTGGAGCAGTGCAAACTAGAGGAGGTATTGAAGACCCCAGAATCTGACTTTCAGTTAGATTCCACCCTTCCACGCCACCGCAGTAAGAAGACTGATatcagag GTCTACTCTCCCGGAAGCTAAAGTGGTGA
- the LOC139415959 gene encoding heterogeneous nuclear ribonucleoprotein C-like isoform X1, translated as MKSESGRSFALEYKQYGVLFFEASFLSSDKSSLMAGNVTNKTDPRSLNSRVFIGNLNTLLVTKADVEAIFSKYGKIVGCSVHKGFAFVQYANERNARAAVGGEDGRMIVGQVLDINLACEPKHQRLKTVKRSAGDMYSSSFDLEYDFQRDYYDRMYPYQSRVPPPPPPPLSRAVIPSKRPRVSLSGGGGGRGGGGAGGSRRTKTNFSSSRSSQSRVSTSRTMKADDLQTIKRELTQIKHKVDYLLESLERMEKDHTKKLDMKSSGKPELGEVSPLHCGGKKEESLKRERESQLLNDSEEEEGDLLEEEEEVKSRGREDDDEEEEGEDDGDSANGDDS; from the exons ATGAAGAGTGAAAGTGGGCGTTCGTTTGCACTGGAATACAAACAATACGGTGTATTGT TTTTTGAGGCATCTTTTTTGAGCAGCGACAAATC TAGCTTGATGGCTGGCAACGTTACCAACAAGACTGACCCTCGCTCCCTCAACTCCCGGGTCTTCATCGGGAACCTCAACACTCTCCTGGTCACCAAGGCAGACGTGGAGGCCATCTTCAG CAAGTACGGCAAGATAGTGGGCTGCTCCGTGCACAAGGGGTTCGCCTTTGTCCAGTATGCCAATGAGAGGAATGCCCGGGCCGCCGTAGGGGGCGAGGATGGGAGGATGATCGTAGGACAGGTGCTGG acaTTAACCTTGCTTGCGAACCGAAGCATCAGAGATTGAAGACTGTGAAGCGCTCTGCGGGAGATATGTACAG TTCTTCATTTGATTTGGAATATGACTTCCAGAGAGATTACTATGACCG GATGTACCCGTACCAGTCCCGCgtgccccctccacctcctccccccctGTCCCGGGCGGTGATCCCCTCCAAGCGGCCCCGGGTCAGTTTGAGTGGAGgcggtggaggaagaggaggtggaggagcaggGGGCAGCCGACGCACCAAGACCAACTTCTCATCCtccaggagcagccagagcagggTCTCCACCTCCCGCACCA tgaaGGCAGATGACCTGCAGACCATCAAGAGAGAGCTGACCCAGATCAAACACAAGGTGGACTACCTGCTGGAGAGTCTGGAACGCATGGAGAAGGACCACACCAAGAAGTTAG acaTGAAGAGTAGTGGGAAGCCGGAACTCGGGGAGGTGTCTCCTCTCCACTGTGGAGGAAAGAAGGAGGAGAGcttgaagagggagagggagagccaaCTGCTCAATGACTccgaagaggaggagggagacctactggaggaggaggaggag GTGAAGAGTCGGGGAAGGGAAGATgacgatgaagaggaggaaggtgaggatGATGGAGATAGCGCCAACGGAGACGACTCTTAA
- the LOC139415959 gene encoding heterogeneous nuclear ribonucleoprotein C-like isoform X3, producing MAGNVTNKTDPRSLNSRVFIGNLNTLLVTKADVEAIFSKYGKIVGCSVHKGFAFVQYANERNARAAVGGEDGRMIVGQVLDINLACEPKHQRLKTVKRSAGDMYSSSFDLEYDFQRDYYDRMYPYQSRVPPPPPPPLSRAVIPSKRPRVSLSGGGGGRGGGGAGGSRRTKTNFSSSRSSQSRVSTSRTMKADDLQTIKRELTQIKHKVDYLLESLERMEKDHTKKLDMKSSGKPELGEVSPLHCGGKKEESLKRERESQLLNDSEEEEGDLLEEEEEVKSRGREDDDEEEEGEDDGDSANGDDS from the exons ATGGCTGGCAACGTTACCAACAAGACTGACCCTCGCTCCCTCAACTCCCGGGTCTTCATCGGGAACCTCAACACTCTCCTGGTCACCAAGGCAGACGTGGAGGCCATCTTCAG CAAGTACGGCAAGATAGTGGGCTGCTCCGTGCACAAGGGGTTCGCCTTTGTCCAGTATGCCAATGAGAGGAATGCCCGGGCCGCCGTAGGGGGCGAGGATGGGAGGATGATCGTAGGACAGGTGCTGG acaTTAACCTTGCTTGCGAACCGAAGCATCAGAGATTGAAGACTGTGAAGCGCTCTGCGGGAGATATGTACAG TTCTTCATTTGATTTGGAATATGACTTCCAGAGAGATTACTATGACCG GATGTACCCGTACCAGTCCCGCgtgccccctccacctcctccccccctGTCCCGGGCGGTGATCCCCTCCAAGCGGCCCCGGGTCAGTTTGAGTGGAGgcggtggaggaagaggaggtggaggagcaggGGGCAGCCGACGCACCAAGACCAACTTCTCATCCtccaggagcagccagagcagggTCTCCACCTCCCGCACCA tgaaGGCAGATGACCTGCAGACCATCAAGAGAGAGCTGACCCAGATCAAACACAAGGTGGACTACCTGCTGGAGAGTCTGGAACGCATGGAGAAGGACCACACCAAGAAGTTAG acaTGAAGAGTAGTGGGAAGCCGGAACTCGGGGAGGTGTCTCCTCTCCACTGTGGAGGAAAGAAGGAGGAGAGcttgaagagggagagggagagccaaCTGCTCAATGACTccgaagaggaggagggagacctactggaggaggaggaggag GTGAAGAGTCGGGGAAGGGAAGATgacgatgaagaggaggaaggtgaggatGATGGAGATAGCGCCAACGGAGACGACTCTTAA
- the LOC139415959 gene encoding heterogeneous nuclear ribonucleoprotein C-like isoform X2 has product MDSLMAGNVTNKTDPRSLNSRVFIGNLNTLLVTKADVEAIFSKYGKIVGCSVHKGFAFVQYANERNARAAVGGEDGRMIVGQVLDINLACEPKHQRLKTVKRSAGDMYSSSFDLEYDFQRDYYDRMYPYQSRVPPPPPPPLSRAVIPSKRPRVSLSGGGGGRGGGGAGGSRRTKTNFSSSRSSQSRVSTSRTMKADDLQTIKRELTQIKHKVDYLLESLERMEKDHTKKLDMKSSGKPELGEVSPLHCGGKKEESLKRERESQLLNDSEEEEGDLLEEEEEVKSRGREDDDEEEEGEDDGDSANGDDS; this is encoded by the exons ATGGA TAGCTTGATGGCTGGCAACGTTACCAACAAGACTGACCCTCGCTCCCTCAACTCCCGGGTCTTCATCGGGAACCTCAACACTCTCCTGGTCACCAAGGCAGACGTGGAGGCCATCTTCAG CAAGTACGGCAAGATAGTGGGCTGCTCCGTGCACAAGGGGTTCGCCTTTGTCCAGTATGCCAATGAGAGGAATGCCCGGGCCGCCGTAGGGGGCGAGGATGGGAGGATGATCGTAGGACAGGTGCTGG acaTTAACCTTGCTTGCGAACCGAAGCATCAGAGATTGAAGACTGTGAAGCGCTCTGCGGGAGATATGTACAG TTCTTCATTTGATTTGGAATATGACTTCCAGAGAGATTACTATGACCG GATGTACCCGTACCAGTCCCGCgtgccccctccacctcctccccccctGTCCCGGGCGGTGATCCCCTCCAAGCGGCCCCGGGTCAGTTTGAGTGGAGgcggtggaggaagaggaggtggaggagcaggGGGCAGCCGACGCACCAAGACCAACTTCTCATCCtccaggagcagccagagcagggTCTCCACCTCCCGCACCA tgaaGGCAGATGACCTGCAGACCATCAAGAGAGAGCTGACCCAGATCAAACACAAGGTGGACTACCTGCTGGAGAGTCTGGAACGCATGGAGAAGGACCACACCAAGAAGTTAG acaTGAAGAGTAGTGGGAAGCCGGAACTCGGGGAGGTGTCTCCTCTCCACTGTGGAGGAAAGAAGGAGGAGAGcttgaagagggagagggagagccaaCTGCTCAATGACTccgaagaggaggagggagacctactggaggaggaggaggag GTGAAGAGTCGGGGAAGGGAAGATgacgatgaagaggaggaaggtgaggatGATGGAGATAGCGCCAACGGAGACGACTCTTAA